A DNA window from Arachis duranensis cultivar V14167 chromosome 3, aradu.V14167.gnm2.J7QH, whole genome shotgun sequence contains the following coding sequences:
- the LOC107479664 gene encoding uncharacterized protein LOC107479664: MKAKVPKDFKAPDMDPYDEASNPSQHLSNFRSRMYLTEDSDATGCKAFPTTLTKIAIKWFDSLPPRSITFFDDLAKKFLARFSIQKDKIKHAPSLLRVKQGDRESRRAYMERFNKACLDIQNLPIEAAIMGLINGLREGPFSQSISKKHLTSLNKVQERDEKYINMEENSRLMETSKIGFPYPS, encoded by the coding sequence atgaAGGCAAAGGTTCCGAAGGATTTCAAAGCCCCTGACATGGATCCCTACGACGAGGCATCCAATCCAAGCCAACATCTTAGTAACTTTAGGAGTCGGATGTACCTCACTGAAGACTCTGACGCAACTGgctgcaaagccttcccaacCACTCTCACCAAAATAGCTATAAAATGGTTCGACAGTCTACCCCCAAGATCAATTACCTTCTTCGACGATCTCGCCAAGAAGTTCCTAGCCAGATTttctattcaaaaggacaagatCAAGCATGCTCCAAGCCTACTCAGAGTCAAACAAGGAGACCGGGAAAGCCGCCGAGCTTATATGGAGAGATTCAATAAAGCATGCCTCGACATACAGAATCTCCCGATCGAAGCAGCAATCATGGGACTTATCAacggcctacgagaaggacctttcaGCCAGTCCATATCCAAGAAGCACCTTACTTCCTTGAACAAAGTGCAAGAGCGGGACGAAAAGTATATTAATATGGAAGAGAATTCCCGATTAATGGAAACCTCCAAAATCGGCTTCCCCTACCCCTCCTGA